The nucleotide window CTTTACTTCACAGAACATCTCCCTATTTTGTCGGATCATCTTCACTTCACCGGATCTTTCAAACCTTTGtcatcttttgtttgatttcaccAGATCTGTTCCTCTTTCGCCAGAGTTGTTCCTTCTTTACCGGAATTATCCCTCCTTCGCTAGCATTGTCATTTCTTTGCCAGATCTGATACTTCTGTTTTTCCCCCACGACTGCCTGGccaaaacatcaaaaacaaaaaacctccACCCTCACCTAGTCGTTCGTCTGTTCCCTAGCTAGAGCAACTTCTCCCTCCCAGCAAATGCGTAACTCCACAACCACCTCCACAAGGGCTCCTCCTCCCCCCGACCACCATCATCGCCCTCATCCTCACTCAACAGCGGTAAGACGACCAGATTCTTTTTCTAACACCAATCAAAACAAGTAGCAAACCATTGCTTTATTCACTGCACGCATTCCAATGCGCCTAGCTTTTCAACCAAAACAAGTGGTAGATATCCCATAGTGACGCACGCATTCCTATAACTTattacttattatatatataaacatattaaaaaaacttatatatatatatatatatatatatatacgcacaACGACATCTATAGTAATATCTACAGTGAAGAGCACTGTTGTCTACAGTAACACTATTTTCCTAATCTACAGTGTCTACACTGTGAAACTATagttattgattaaaaaaaaaaaaattcaatcatggccctcttcatcttctccaggATCTCTGGTCAAGTGCCATTACTGCTAACATTCTGGACATATGAAGCGTAAGTGTCCTAAGCTTCAACAACACTAGGAGCAGCAATCTCGTCCTctgcctttttttcttttatctcacCATCCTCCCATGTAGCTTCAATCTTAGCTCTTGATTTTTCTACTGATCTACTCTCTCAGGTTGCTCAGTTTACTGAGCGGATCCATGCCATGCAACATGCTATGCAATCCATGTTTTCCTTTGTTATGTTTGCCTCTTCTCGTATGTCTTTCTCCTCCTGGATTTTAGACTTTGGtgccactcatcatatgactgcAGATGCTCTAGTTTAGTTTCTATGTCTACCCTTTCCCCATTTTTGAGTGTTTGCACTACTGATGGGAGTATTCACCCTGTCATGCAGTGCGGTCGTATTCAGTCTACTTCATTTGATATTCCCGACGTCCATCATATTCCTAACTTAGCTCTAAATCTTATCTTTGTTAGCCAGATCACTGATCATGGTCTCACAGtcaacttttcttcttcttcttcttcttcttcttcttcttcttcttcttcttcttcttcttattttgtgTAGGGTTATCTTACAGGCTAGAGGATTGGGACCCAGCACAGAATAGGCAGACTTTATCACTTAGACCATCTTCATCTCCCCACTCCTCAACCTTCTACAATTGTTGCATCTGTGTGTTCTCTCGATCGTTAGCATAATCGTCTCGGTCACATGTCTAGTGCTCGCCTGAAACACTTAACTACTTCAAGTAGTCTTGGTTCTATTTCTACTACTTCTTTACATCTATGTATGGGTTGTCAACTAGCTAAACTCATAGTTCTTCCCTTCTTATCACATGAATCTCTTTCAGAATCTCCTTTTGACCTTGCtcactctgatgtttggggCCTATCCCCACTCTCATCTCTTGGTGGTTTCTCCTACTACATCagctttattgatgatttctcctgTTATAGTTGGCTTTACCTCCTGTGTTCTCGATCTGAAGTCTTTACCAATTATTCTCAATTTGCACAAATGGTAGATATTCAGCTCGGCAAACGCATTAAAGGTCATTCGCTTTAATAGGGCACGTGAGTATCTCTCTACATCCTTTTCGAGAGTTACTCTCTACTCATGACACTCTGGTTCAACAATCATGTCCTCACACATCTGCTCAAAATGGTGTTGTTGAGGGCAAGTATCGTGTGTTGCTGAGTGCATGCATCGTCATATCTTGGAAATTGCTCATGCCCTTCTCTTTTCCTCTACTGTCCCTCAAACATTTTGGGTTGAGGCTATTATTACCTCAGTCTATCTCATCAATAGAACTCTTCTACCACTCTTTCTGGTGTCACTTCTTATGAGCATCTTTACTCTCAATCTCCTTTTTATAGTCATCTTCACATTGTTAGTTGtacttgttttgttcttttaccTACTGTTGAGTAAACCAAACTCTCTCCTCGTTCTACCATGTGCATCTTTCTAGGCTATAGCTCTGAACACAAGGGCTATCGCTGCTATGATCCTCGATCTCACCGTCTTCATATTTCCAGTCACGTAACCTTTGTTGAAGACATACCttacttttctccatcttccccgaatctttcttttcttcagtcTTCCTTTAGTGCGTCATCTTCCCTCCCTTCAGTAATTATTCTGGGTTCTACTATCACTGCCAATTTTGTGTCCCTTCTCGTCTTCTCTACTAACACTTCTTCTATTCCTCCATCCTCTGGATGCATTGATAGTTCTGGTGATTTACCTCCTCTCTTCGCCAGTTCACCCCTCCTCAAGATGCTCCTTCGGCCTCCGGTCGTTACCCAGACCGCATTCACCGTCCTCTTACCCGGTATGCACTTTTTCTTTCCTCTACCTATTCTCAAGAGTTCCAAGCCTACCTTACTATTATTCACTCCCATTTCGAGTCACAGTCTTATCGTGAGGCTGTGAGTTATCCTCATTGACAACAAGTTATGATAGAGGAACTCGATGCCCTTCACCACATGTATACATGGGAGTTTGTTCCACTTCCTTCTTGTGTTATCCCTATTAGCTATCAGTGGGTCTATCGAGTTAAGACCCGAGCTGATAGTAGCATTGAGCGTCACAAGGCATGTCTTGTTGCTCGTGATTTTACTTAGGAGTATGGCATTGACTATGATGAAACATTTGTTTCTGTAACCAAGTTGACTACTGTTCGTCTTTTTTTCGTTATTGTAAATGCTCGTCACGGCCACTTCATCAATTAAATGTGGCCAATGTTTTCTTACATGAGAATCTTTCTAAGAatgtttatatgactcctccttatggtttctctcatcctccTCAGCATGTCTGTCATCTTCATCAGGCTATTTATGGACTCAAACAGGCTTTTCGAGCTTGGTTTGAGTGTTTCCCAATGTGGTTCTTGCTTTTGGTTTCATAGAGAACTCTCATGATTATGCCCTCTTCGCTCGGCAAACTCCTCAAGGCCTcactattctttttttttatgttgacaATATGGTTATTTCTGGTGATGATGCTAATACTATTATTTCTCTGAAACAGCGGTTACTCATTGAGTTTCAGATGAAAGACCTTGAACCTCTACATTACTTTCTGGATCTTGAGGTCGCTTATTCTTGTTAGGTTACTTGGTGTCTCAACAAAAGTACATTTCTGATATTCTTTTAAGAGCTTGCATCACTGATCTATGCACGTACTACTTCCAACAGGGGTGTAGtcgatcgagttcgagccgagcagtaagctactcgagctcgagcttaGTTGAAAACTTTGTTGCTTGATACTCGGCTTGAACTCGATTGAGATTTATTTCTCGATACATATATCGAGCTATTAGAGCTCGCTTGATTAAGCTCGACAAAGACTAATAAACTCGATTTGATCATAGATAATTTTATACTCGAACTCGAATTCGAGCTCCAGCTCGCGAGCACTTGAGTCAAGTATTAAGATACTCGAACTCGGCTTGCTCAActactcgagctactcgagctcgaacTCGACTCAACCCTAAGCGAGTCGAGTTCGAGCTTTCCCCAAATCAAACTCGAGTAACTTGCGAGTAGTAatgtatcatttacactactAGCTTCCACTTCTATTGAGTTGCATCATTGTCTCTCCTCTTTTGATGGTGAGTTGTTGATTGATACTACACGCCATTGAGCATTTGTGGGTGCTCTTGTTTATTTGAGCATTTGTGGGTGTTCTTTGTTACCTCCGTGGCACTATGACTCGATCTCTACTTTTTTCTGCCACATCCTCGCTTGAGTTGCGCACATACTGCATACTGCGATGCTGATTGGGTAGGTGATGCTACTTGATCGGAGATCTACTACTAGTTTATGCATTTTCCTTGGAGATTCACTTATCTTTTGGAAAATCAAGAAACAATTTACCATTGCTCTTTTCACTACTGAGGCTAAATATGGTATTATGTCCTCCACTGCCATGAAAGTTCTTTGGTTGCGTtagattttgatggactttggtgttTCCACATCCTCCCCCACTCCTATCTTTTGTGATAACCAGAATGCCATCAAAATTGCTACCAATCATGTTTTTTATGAGCGCACGAAGCATCTTAAGGTCTCTCTTCACTTTATTAGTCATCATTATCTTGCTGGTAGTATTCTTCTTCCGTATGCTGCCTCTATATAGCagcttgttgatttttttcattaagaCACATCCTATcgtttcatttcattttttagaTGACAAACTTATGGTGACTCTCGGTTTACGACCCACCGTGAATTTGAGAAGTTGTGTTAGAGTTATATACCTTTATGtataatgtatatgtatatatactttgTATCTTCTTATTTATACATACTAGGGCTGTGCACGgtccaaaaccggaccggaccggttaaacggttttttttattattggaaccggaccggaccaaaTAACAGAGAAACCCGGACCGGTCCGGTTTGGATCGTTTTGGACCAATTTGGTCCAATCCGGTTCGGTCccggtttttatgaattaaaattaaattaatagagtggtcatttaatatatagagttaaaaacaaacaattagcttcattagcaatagaaaatttacatatatatatatatatatagagagagagagagagtttaaggtaaaaaaataactaaaagccCGTAGAACCAgggtccggtccggtttggacCCATGGTTCCAAAAATcggaaccggaccggaccgtcTCGAACGGtttcaaaaccggaccggaccggttaatAATGAAACCGGTTGGAACCGGACCGGCGGTTCAAAaaaaaccggtccggtccggtttacgGTTTAAccggtttttttttaacaacccTAATACATACTCTCACATACTcttgtatctatttatttgattgttgcCCTTACTGAAATACATCTTCTCACTTTTtcttacaataataataataataataataataataataacatattttggCATAATAAATGTTGttgaaaaaattacaattttttaaaaattgataataacttaaaatttgttgaaaaaaatattttagttttataatttttattaaaaaaacctattaaaaacaaatattttagtattgatttgatgtttagaaacatattagtgaaaatttcacatggaattattttgataataaaaaaatcatattaggaaaaaaaaccctaaattcaaTCAATTACGTTGAGCATAAATGTTGCTGGAAACTATGCAACAATGTATTCAAAATTCATAGTTTATGCACCCAAAACAGTCTTCTGCATTTATAAAAGTGCTCCTTATTAACAAGCAAAAGAGGTTAAACCAACAGCAAgacacaaaagaaaaatcactACAGGATTCTTGAGTCCAACAGACGATTGCTTTTGAAAGAAATGTAGCTGGAATTCATTTGTTAAGCTGAAGGTTGAAATTCATTGAACTCATCCAAGCTATCAACCACATTGTGAGACAGACCAACATACAGTCCAGTGTAACTTATTACATTAGGCCCATTTGATGGCTGCTTCTACTATTTCCTCCCCCGTAGTTTCACTCCTAGAACCCTCTCCAGTTTATTTATTAGTTGCTGGTTAGGAATAGCTTTACCAGACTCGTATTCTTGAATCACTTGGGGCTTCTCATTGATCAGCTGAGTTGAAAGGGTAAGGGTTAATCTGTGTCAACATGATTGACCTATATGCAAGAATTAGTCAGCAGACATGGAAAACATGGCATACCTGAGCAAGTTGCGCCTGGGTATATTTTTTATCCATTCTGGCTTGCATAatgttcttcttcaattctGTTGGCACTCGATCATCTGGTTGAAATTTGGATAAGATGCgaggggaaaaaaaattcaaaatagataTATTAATTGTGAAGATGGCACCAGGATGTGGAATATAATATGATCACTGTTGTGAGTTTGTGCTGGGGAGCAACAGAGGCTATGTTTGCGATCCAAATAGAAATCAGTATATACCATAGAACACGGTATGGTTCCACACAAAATCAATTGGAAGTCAGTTATGTGATAACAAAGTAAACACACAAACCAGTCATCTCATCAACAGGTTAGAAGCTAAAACCTGgttaaacattttatatttgtttcCTCTGTTCTTCTAAAAAGCAAGCATCGTCAAGCAAGTTCAATGCTTGTTAAAGCATCTAGTTCTTCAAATAAAGGAgcccaggaaaaaaaaaaaagcaatgaacgctgtttttatcttttaaatctGAAACATTCCAGAATATGCATATTTGATTGTGAAAAACATCcatgaataattaatttctgTCACTATTATCCTCTCATATAAAATAGAACTACGATTTCCTGCTTCCAAAATCCATGTAATTTTTCTAACACCAATcggaacaaaaaaaaagtatcatGTTTGTCCCTTTTGGCAtgatgcaataaaatgataagaGTAGCACACATTTTCCCTTGTTGTGATCAAAACTTCTACATATCCCTAGTACCAAGGAAAAGGGAAGACAATGAACAGACTTACTATTTCTCAAAGAAAAAAGTTTTAACAGTAACAAATACTGAAGATAAGGAAACTAATACTAATAGGATGCAAAGAAATCAAGTTATTGTAAAGAATACAAATTCATGAAATACTGATAGTCAAAAGATACTCACGAGTAAGATTCTCTGATTCTTCATCAAGCTTTCTTGTGTTCAAGGATGTACCACTAGAAGCAGCTTTATTTGTGCCAGCATTAGCTAAAAAAGCACAAACCGACAGAAGATCATAACAAGCCACACAATCAAAATACCAAATTAAGTGAAAGATATATAAAAGactaactaaaatattttactCAATACCACATCAATTCATACTAAGGTTAATTGACTTAAAGCCCAAGAGTTTATAACAAACATATTTCACATACATGTTACCGTGATGCAACATCAAATCAAGTCATAATGAACTTGATTCATTTGAAAACCCTAGATAATATTTCCAACCATATCTCATATATATGTTGCTATATGTATCAAGCAACTAATGCTAGGTTAAAAAATGACAGCAAATCAGAACATTACAAATTAAAAGAGCGAAAAAGTTCTATCGCCTTGTCT belongs to Dioscorea cayenensis subsp. rotundata cultivar TDr96_F1 chromosome 17, TDr96_F1_v2_PseudoChromosome.rev07_lg8_w22 25.fasta, whole genome shotgun sequence and includes:
- the LOC120280076 gene encoding multiprotein-bridging factor 1b-like produces the protein MAGIGPISRDWEPVVIRKKAPTGGAKKDDKAVNAARRSGAEIETVKKSNAGTNKAASSGTSLNTRKLDEESENLTHDRVPTELKKNIMQARMDKKYTQAQLAQLINEKPQVIQEYESGKAIPNQQLINKLERVLGVKLRGRK